One segment of Oscillospiraceae bacterium MB08-C2-2 DNA contains the following:
- the rpoD gene encoding RNA polymerase sigma factor RpoD, producing MAAQEKKQRLIDDLVEQGKAKGKLTTKEINDVLEELEFDMEQIDRLYDTLENLNIDVVENLAQTDADLNISIVVNEDLESALSAEGINIDDPVKVYLKEIGRVPLLTPDEEVELATRMDAGDPHARKRLSEANLRLVVSIAKRYVGRGMQFLDLIQEGNLGLIKAVEKFDHTKGFKFSTYATWWIRQAITRAIADQARTIRIPVHMVETINKVKKVSSQLLHKNGHEPTAEEISMELDMPVEKVREIMRISQEPVSLETPIGEEEDSHLGDFIPDDDAPAPAEAASHTLLREQLGEVLSTLTDREEKVLRLRFGLEDGRSRTLEEVGKEFSVTRERIRQIEAKALRKLRHPSRSKKLKDFLE from the coding sequence TTGGCAGCACAAGAAAAGAAACAGCGTCTTATTGATGACCTGGTTGAGCAGGGAAAAGCCAAGGGGAAGCTGACAACCAAGGAAATCAACGATGTTCTCGAAGAGCTTGAGTTCGATATGGAGCAGATTGACCGGCTCTATGATACTCTGGAAAACCTGAACATTGATGTTGTGGAAAACCTGGCCCAAACCGATGCCGACCTGAACATTTCCATTGTCGTCAACGAGGATTTGGAATCGGCTCTTTCCGCCGAAGGCATTAACATCGATGACCCGGTTAAGGTTTATCTGAAAGAGATCGGCAGAGTGCCTCTGCTCACCCCGGATGAAGAGGTTGAGCTGGCTACCCGGATGGATGCCGGTGATCCTCATGCCAGAAAGCGCCTCTCCGAAGCCAACCTGCGTCTGGTGGTCAGCATCGCCAAGCGTTATGTGGGCCGTGGGATGCAGTTTTTGGATTTGATTCAAGAGGGCAATTTAGGTCTGATCAAGGCCGTTGAAAAATTTGACCATACCAAGGGCTTTAAATTTTCCACCTATGCCACCTGGTGGATTCGGCAGGCCATTACCCGTGCCATTGCCGATCAGGCCAGAACCATTCGTATTCCGGTGCACATGGTGGAAACCATTAACAAGGTTAAAAAGGTCAGCTCCCAGCTTCTCCACAAAAACGGCCATGAGCCCACGGCCGAAGAGATCAGCATGGAGCTGGATATGCCGGTTGAAAAGGTGCGGGAGATCATGCGTATTTCCCAGGAGCCTGTATCGCTGGAAACGCCTATCGGTGAAGAAGAAGACAGCCATTTGGGAGATTTTATCCCCGATGATGATGCTCCCGCTCCGGCAGAGGCCGCTTCTCACACTCTTTTGAGAGAGCAGTTGGGTGAGGTTCTTTCCACTCTCACCGACCGTGAGGAAAAAGTGCTTCGACTGCGCTTTGGCTTGGAGGATGGCCGCAGCCGTACTTTGGAAGAAGTCGGCAAGGAATTTAGCGTTACCAGAGAGCGTATTCGCCAGATCGAGGCCAAGGCTCTGCGTAAGCTTCGCCACCCCAGCCGGTCCAAAAAGCTGAAAGATTTTCTAGAATAA
- a CDS encoding transglycosylase domain-containing protein codes for MHEPLGHPKGRTPKPEVTPFGVIGGFFGAIGRILATFIMVCVITGCIVACIMTVYILKYIGSDDEISLEALELGYTSIMYYDNKETGQPEELQRLYYQENRIWVPYDGITKYTRDALISIEDQRFETHNGVDWKRTAGAFVNQFIPIYSTNQGGSTITQQLIKNVTGDNDVRIDRKVREIFRALNLSQRYSREQILEAYLNVVPFGNGTNGIESAANLYFDKSASELTLAESAAIIGITQFPGKYDPFIYPENNKERQEHILAEMLEQGKITQQEHDQAVAQTLDFKGKEHFENIQHIQSYFVDEVVNQVIADLVEKRGYTKSYATQQLYQGGYRIYTTVDMDIQKHLEEFYSTEENFPRLKNQDWGQDYPQSAAVITDPNGKVLALVGGIGDKEGARVLNRATQSLRHPGSSIKPLAGYGLSIEYNRVTWSTIIDDTPFKELNGKPWPSNYYNSYLGPMTIDEALRRSTNTVSVKLVDALTPKVVFSFLKNDLNFYSLVDQVTSGNRILSDIDLSPMALGGMTYGVTPLEMAGGYQMFINGGKFTAPYLYTRVEDSEGRIILETDTIPRQVLSEDTSVVMNRLLQRVTGAELGTGRAAQLNNMPTGGKTGTSTGDVDQWFIGFSPYYVCQVWLGYDKQSKENNNGTIGYYSYPPPVIFKSIMQPLHEGLEPVSFPDSPEVVSRTYCTVSGDLATPNCPTTASGWYRSSHIPGSCILHTQGSDFMDSSGDSAENKPNDNGTPTFQNWPDDLD; via the coding sequence ATGCATGAACCATTAGGCCATCCCAAAGGAAGGACTCCCAAGCCAGAGGTGACACCCTTTGGTGTGATCGGAGGCTTTTTCGGTGCTATTGGCCGGATATTGGCTACCTTTATTATGGTCTGCGTGATCACCGGATGTATTGTTGCCTGCATTATGACCGTTTATATTCTTAAATACATTGGGTCGGATGATGAAATCAGCCTGGAGGCCTTGGAACTGGGCTATACTTCCATCATGTATTATGATAACAAGGAAACTGGTCAGCCAGAGGAGCTCCAGCGCCTTTATTATCAGGAGAACCGCATCTGGGTGCCTTATGATGGGATCACCAAATACACCCGGGATGCTCTTATTTCCATTGAGGATCAGCGTTTTGAAACGCACAACGGCGTGGATTGGAAACGCACCGCCGGTGCTTTTGTGAATCAGTTCATACCCATATATTCCACCAATCAGGGCGGTTCCACCATCACCCAGCAGCTGATCAAGAATGTCACCGGTGATAACGATGTCCGTATTGACCGAAAGGTTCGGGAAATTTTTCGGGCTCTTAATCTGAGCCAGCGGTATTCCCGGGAGCAGATTCTGGAGGCATACCTGAATGTTGTGCCCTTCGGCAATGGCACCAACGGCATTGAATCGGCGGCCAACCTTTATTTTGATAAATCTGCTTCTGAGTTGACTCTGGCGGAAAGTGCCGCTATTATCGGCATTACCCAGTTCCCAGGAAAATACGATCCCTTCATTTATCCTGAGAACAACAAGGAACGTCAGGAGCATATTCTGGCGGAAATGCTGGAGCAGGGCAAAATTACACAGCAAGAGCATGATCAGGCTGTGGCTCAAACCCTTGATTTTAAAGGCAAGGAGCATTTTGAAAACATTCAGCACATCCAGAGCTACTTTGTGGATGAAGTTGTCAATCAGGTGATTGCGGATTTGGTGGAAAAACGTGGCTACACCAAAAGCTACGCTACCCAGCAGCTTTATCAGGGCGGTTACCGCATTTACACCACGGTTGATATGGATATACAAAAGCATTTGGAGGAGTTCTATTCCACAGAGGAAAACTTCCCTCGCCTGAAAAATCAGGATTGGGGGCAGGATTATCCGCAGTCCGCCGCTGTCATCACCGACCCCAACGGCAAGGTTCTGGCCTTGGTGGGCGGCATTGGCGATAAAGAGGGTGCTCGTGTTCTCAACCGTGCCACTCAATCTTTGCGGCATCCCGGTTCCTCCATCAAGCCGTTGGCCGGTTATGGTCTTTCCATTGAGTATAACCGTGTTACTTGGTCCACCATCATTGATGACACTCCCTTTAAGGAGCTTAACGGCAAGCCGTGGCCCAGCAACTATTACAACTCCTATCTGGGGCCTATGACCATTGATGAAGCCCTGCGCCGCTCCACCAACACCGTTTCGGTCAAGCTGGTGGATGCTCTGACCCCCAAGGTGGTCTTTAGTTTCCTAAAAAACGATTTGAATTTTTACAGTCTGGTGGATCAGGTCACCAGTGGAAACAGGATTCTTTCGGATATTGATCTAAGCCCTATGGCTCTGGGCGGTATGACCTACGGTGTAACCCCCCTGGAAATGGCGGGCGGCTATCAGATGTTCATTAACGGCGGCAAATTCACCGCACCCTACCTATATACCCGCGTGGAGGATTCCGAGGGCCGCATTATTTTGGAAACCGACACCATTCCCCGCCAGGTGCTTTCGGAGGATACCTCTGTGGTTATGAACCGGCTGCTCCAGCGGGTAACCGGTGCTGAGCTGGGAACCGGACGGGCAGCACAGCTCAATAATATGCCCACCGGCGGTAAAACCGGTACCTCCACCGGCGATGTTGACCAATGGTTTATTGGATTTTCGCCCTACTATGTCTGTCAGGTATGGCTGGGCTACGATAAGCAGTCCAAAGAAAACAACAACGGCACCATCGGCTATTATTCCTATCCGCCGCCGGTTATTTTCAAGAGTATTATGCAGCCTCTCCACGAAGGGCTTGAGCCTGTCTCTTTCCCGGACAGCCCTGAGGTTGTATCCCGCACCTACTGCACCGTTTCGGGCGATTTGGCTACTCCCAACTGCCCCACCACCGCCTCGGGATGGTACCGCAGCTCCCACATCCCCGGTTCCTGTATACTGCACACACAAGGATCCGATTTTATGGATAGCTCCGGTGATTCAGCGGAAAACAAGCCCAATGACAACGGCACACCGACCTTCCAAAACTGGCCCGACGATTTGGATTGA
- a CDS encoding STAS domain-containing protein — MSVRIYISEETVTAYLMGEIDHHSAKEIREEIDQTVRRAHPDLLVLDFRDVTFMDSSGIGLVMGRYSLMQEIEGQLQVVSLSGHIKKVMKLAGLDRLSVLENGGKSK, encoded by the coding sequence ATGTCGGTACGCATTTACATATCGGAAGAAACGGTAACCGCCTATCTCATGGGGGAAATCGACCATCATAGCGCCAAGGAGATTCGGGAGGAAATTGACCAGACAGTGCGCCGGGCTCATCCCGACCTGCTGGTGCTGGATTTCAGGGATGTCACCTTTATGGATTCTTCCGGCATCGGTCTGGTTATGGGCCGGTATTCCCTGATGCAGGAAATAGAGGGGCAGCTTCAGGTGGTCAGCCTTTCAGGCCACATCAAAAAGGTTATGAAGCTGGCGGGGCTGGATCGCTTATCGGTACTTGAAAATGGAGGGAAAAGCAAATGA
- a CDS encoding VOC family protein, producing the protein MNFSFVHNNINVFDLERSVAFYKEALGLVEARRKVAEDGSFVLVYLEDGKTGHQLELTWLKDRADPYNLGDNEIHMAFVTADYEEAHKHHAEMDCICYENTKMGLYFICDPDGYWIEIIPVR; encoded by the coding sequence ATGAATTTCAGTTTTGTCCACAATAATATCAATGTTTTTGATCTTGAGAGAAGCGTTGCGTTTTACAAAGAAGCTCTTGGGCTTGTGGAAGCCAGAAGAAAGGTTGCCGAAGATGGCAGCTTTGTGCTGGTTTATCTGGAGGATGGCAAAACCGGCCACCAGTTGGAGCTGACTTGGCTCAAGGATCGGGCCGACCCTTATAATTTGGGGGATAACGAAATTCATATGGCGTTTGTTACAGCTGATTACGAGGAAGCCCACAAGCATCATGCCGAGATGGATTGCATCTGTTATGAAAACACGAAAATGGGCCTTTATTTTATCTGTGATCCCGATGGTTACTGGATTGAGATTATTCCGGTGAGATAG
- a CDS encoding Rrf2 family transcriptional regulator translates to MHISLETDYAVRIVDCLARSGQRMGAKAISEKTCVTLRFSLKILRKLVASGIVCSFKGARGGYEIGKELNQISIHDIFETIEGPYILNRCMLSEHCCTRVPDKECPYHNLYETLSLEMRAKLKAVTMADIMAIYAGRAEQKALR, encoded by the coding sequence ATGCATATTTCTTTGGAGACTGACTATGCTGTGCGTATTGTGGATTGCCTTGCCCGCAGCGGTCAGCGTATGGGAGCCAAAGCCATATCTGAAAAGACCTGTGTAACCCTCCGATTTTCTCTGAAAATTTTGCGTAAGCTGGTAGCCAGCGGCATTGTGTGTTCCTTCAAAGGAGCGCGGGGCGGTTACGAAATCGGGAAAGAGCTGAACCAAATCAGCATTCATGATATATTTGAGACCATCGAAGGGCCCTATATCCTGAATCGCTGTATGCTTTCAGAGCATTGCTGCACTCGGGTGCCCGATAAAGAATGCCCTTATCACAACTTGTATGAAACGCTTTCATTGGAGATGCGAGCCAAGCTGAAAGCAGTCACCATGGCAGATATTATGGCAATTTACGCCGGGAGGGCGGAGCAAAAGGCTTTGCGGTAA
- a CDS encoding valine--tRNA ligase, with the protein MAKELSKLYDPGQVEDKTYRFWLEGGYFHSTPHPDKKPYTIVIPPPNITGQLHMGHALDNALQDVLIRWRRMQGFEALWIPGTDHASIATEAKIVEAMKAEGVTKDDLGRDGFLERAWQWKETYGNRIIEQLKKLGSSCDWERERFTLDEGCSKAVNEVFNRLYEKGLIYRGERIINWCPHCLTSISDAEVEYEEQGGSFWNIRYPLADGSGYLEVATTRPETLLGDTAVAVHPDDERYNHLIGKMLKLPLTDREIPIIADTYVEMDFGTGCVKITPAHDPNDFEVGLRHDLPIINVMNPNATMNEKAGKYAGMDRFAARKAMVKELEEQGLLVSVKEHIHNVGTCYRCRSTVEPRVSLQWFVKMDPLAKPAIEAVRNGETKFIPERFEKIYYHWMENIKDWCISRQLWWGHRIPAYYCDACGEVTVAREEVTTCPKCGSNHMTQDPDTLDTWFSSALWPFSTLGWPDKTPELDYYYPTSTLVTGYDIIFFWVARMIFSGVEQMGEVPFDTVFIHGIVRDAQGRKMSKSLGNGIDPLEVISEYGADALRFTLATGTSPGNDMRFMEDKVKASRNFANKIWNAARYVMMNLTPEALGGDLPQELRPEDKWILSQYNRLAAQVTQNLEKFELGVAAAKLYDFIWNVLCDWYIELTKARLFEGGETALNAQKVLIYVLGGTLKLLHPFMPFLTEEIWQALMPQGGSIMVAKWPEFQEALNFAQEEEDFSQIVEAIRAIRNRRAEMNVPPSKKAKVYIETEQGTVFAAGIPFIQKLASASDVEIGTKFELEGAVQAITNTARILIPMEELVDAEKEIARLNKEKETMLKEVAMLEGKLGNKGFVDKAPPAVVQGEREKLERAKERLAIVEESLAGFNK; encoded by the coding sequence ATGGCTAAAGAATTGAGCAAGCTTTATGACCCGGGTCAGGTCGAGGATAAGACCTACCGGTTTTGGTTGGAGGGCGGGTATTTTCACAGCACCCCCCATCCGGATAAAAAGCCTTATACCATTGTGATCCCGCCGCCCAACATCACCGGGCAGCTCCATATGGGGCATGCTTTGGATAATGCCCTGCAGGATGTCCTGATTCGCTGGCGGCGGATGCAGGGCTTTGAGGCACTGTGGATTCCCGGCACCGACCACGCCTCCATTGCCACCGAGGCCAAGATTGTGGAAGCCATGAAGGCCGAAGGCGTAACCAAGGATGATTTGGGCCGTGATGGCTTTCTGGAGCGGGCATGGCAGTGGAAAGAAACCTACGGCAACCGCATCATTGAGCAGCTGAAAAAGCTGGGCAGCTCCTGCGATTGGGAAAGAGAACGCTTCACTCTGGATGAGGGCTGCTCCAAGGCGGTTAACGAGGTGTTCAACCGGCTGTATGAAAAAGGCTTGATTTACCGTGGCGAGCGCATCATCAACTGGTGCCCCCACTGCCTGACCTCCATTTCGGATGCCGAGGTGGAATACGAAGAGCAGGGCGGTTCCTTCTGGAATATCCGCTATCCGCTGGCCGATGGCAGCGGCTATCTGGAGGTTGCCACCACCCGCCCCGAGACGCTGCTGGGCGATACCGCTGTTGCCGTGCATCCCGATGATGAGCGCTACAATCACCTGATCGGCAAAATGCTCAAGCTGCCTCTCACCGACCGGGAAATCCCCATTATCGCCGATACCTATGTGGAGATGGATTTCGGAACCGGCTGTGTTAAGATTACCCCGGCTCACGACCCCAACGACTTTGAGGTGGGCCTGCGCCATGATCTGCCCATTATTAATGTAATGAACCCCAACGCCACCATGAACGAAAAGGCCGGGAAATACGCCGGTATGGATCGCTTTGCCGCCCGCAAGGCCATGGTCAAGGAGCTGGAGGAGCAGGGCCTGTTGGTTTCGGTGAAAGAGCATATCCACAATGTGGGCACCTGCTACCGCTGCCGTTCCACTGTGGAGCCGAGGGTTTCTCTCCAGTGGTTTGTCAAGATGGATCCGCTGGCCAAGCCAGCCATTGAGGCGGTGCGCAACGGTGAAACCAAGTTTATCCCCGAGCGTTTTGAAAAGATTTATTACCACTGGATGGAAAACATCAAGGATTGGTGTATTTCCCGCCAGCTTTGGTGGGGGCACCGCATCCCGGCTTATTACTGCGATGCCTGCGGTGAGGTAACTGTTGCCCGTGAGGAAGTAACCACCTGCCCCAAATGCGGCAGCAATCATATGACCCAAGACCCCGATACACTGGATACTTGGTTCTCCTCTGCCCTGTGGCCTTTTTCCACCTTGGGCTGGCCGGATAAAACCCCTGAGCTGGATTATTACTACCCCACCAGCACACTGGTTACCGGCTATGACATCATCTTTTTCTGGGTGGCCCGCATGATCTTCTCCGGTGTGGAGCAGATGGGCGAGGTTCCCTTTGATACGGTGTTCATCCACGGTATTGTCCGGGATGCACAGGGCAGGAAGATGTCCAAATCCTTGGGCAACGGCATTGACCCGCTGGAGGTTATCAGCGAATACGGCGCCGATGCTCTGCGCTTTACTCTCGCCACCGGAACCTCCCCCGGCAATGATATGCGCTTCATGGAGGATAAGGTCAAGGCCAGCCGGAACTTTGCCAACAAAATCTGGAACGCTGCCCGGTATGTTATGATGAACCTGACCCCCGAGGCTCTCGGCGGCGATCTGCCCCAGGAGCTGCGCCCCGAGGATAAATGGATTCTCAGCCAGTATAACCGCTTGGCTGCGCAGGTTACCCAGAATTTGGAGAAATTCGAGCTGGGTGTGGCCGCTGCTAAGCTCTATGACTTTATCTGGAATGTGCTGTGCGATTGGTACATTGAGCTGACCAAGGCCCGCCTCTTTGAGGGCGGCGAAACGGCTCTCAACGCCCAGAAGGTGCTGATTTATGTGCTGGGCGGTACCCTCAAGCTGCTGCATCCCTTTATGCCTTTCCTCACCGAGGAAATCTGGCAGGCTCTTATGCCTCAGGGCGGCAGCATTATGGTGGCCAAATGGCCGGAGTTTCAAGAAGCTCTTAATTTTGCGCAGGAGGAAGAGGATTTCTCCCAGATTGTGGAGGCCATTCGGGCCATCCGCAACCGCCGTGCGGAGATGAATGTTCCCCCCAGCAAAAAGGCCAAGGTGTATATCGAAACCGAGCAGGGGACTGTTTTTGCCGCCGGTATTCCCTTCATTCAGAAGCTGGCTTCCGCCTCCGATGTGGAAATCGGTACCAAGTTTGAGCTGGAGGGGGCTGTTCAGGCCATCACCAACACCGCCCGCATCTTGATTCCTATGGAGGAGCTGGTGGATGCGGAAAAGGAAATTGCCCGCCTGAACAAGGAAAAAGAAACCATGCTCAAGGAAGTGGCGATGCTGGAAGGCAAGCTGGGCAACAAGGGCTTTGTGGATAAGGCTCCCCCCGCTGTTGTGCAAGGCGAACGGGAGAAGCTGGAACGAGCCAAAGAACGTTTGGCTATCGTTGAAGAAAGCTTGGCCGGGTTTAACAAATAG
- a CDS encoding SpoIIE family protein phosphatase has product MQNRSEAVRISPANRLSRSLEANRPLIRLAGSALLGYVMANSFLFGTVAPFGVAFCAAVGGGAAAGAGLGAILGYVFTLGEITNIKYVTGIMIVLAIKLLFGKRKISDSSTVFATVSTLTALGISSAAVMLASDSTIYQVMVSLAEIFLATGAAYFFSRTRQAFEAGLGGAGRAELSCMIISCTIVVMGLSGLTISDISVGRVLSVLVILICAWCGGEAAGAVAGITAGVAMGLTRGDYSYVVASYGFGGLIAGVFSGIGRMAVAGAFILINAIIAIMTKPYTDIYTVLFEILVASVLYVAIPGFLMAKLRLHNFSSAACPNVSLTQKAVQDKLGDVSQALKEICSTTRQVSQKLEQMETGSLSSVYTKVADRVCRRCGLKAKCWQYQQTETMAALDECASLLKIQGTLDKESIPKYFTETCCKLESFVTELNTQFTEYVAREGTQAKVAKVRSVVTDQFEGIAMMVEEIAAELAGMKLQNEKKTQRVRDYFEKMGAPPSSTLCYENEFERLTVEVVIPAYQESKLNKTKAALDLCTMLEAELDMPTVSVRDKLCTLTFTEKATYTVALGAYQISNGGNRLCGDAYDYIRNRGGRSHFIISDGMGSGGSAAVDSTMTAELLSKLLSVGISHEAALKMVNSALLIKSGEETLATIDITTLDLYTGRAEFYKAGAAPTFVVKNGKATYLESSSLPVGILRGVAFEKSISMLKENDLVIMMSDGVITTGVEWIASELEANLKMDVQRLCEKLANTAKMRRTDGREDDITVLAIQVQKGI; this is encoded by the coding sequence ATGCAAAACAGAAGCGAAGCTGTCAGAATCTCACCGGCAAACCGGCTGAGCCGTAGTCTTGAGGCAAACCGCCCTCTTATTCGGCTGGCCGGCAGCGCCTTGCTCGGATATGTAATGGCCAACTCTTTCTTGTTCGGTACAGTGGCTCCCTTTGGGGTGGCCTTTTGTGCCGCTGTAGGAGGAGGGGCTGCGGCTGGGGCCGGGTTGGGCGCGATTTTGGGTTATGTTTTTACTTTGGGTGAGATCACCAACATCAAGTATGTAACCGGTATTATGATTGTGCTGGCTATTAAATTGTTGTTCGGCAAACGAAAAATCTCCGACAGCTCCACTGTTTTTGCCACAGTTTCCACACTGACAGCGCTGGGCATTTCCTCCGCCGCTGTTATGCTGGCCAGTGATTCCACCATTTATCAGGTTATGGTTTCTCTGGCTGAGATTTTTTTGGCAACAGGGGCGGCTTATTTCTTCTCTCGTACCCGGCAGGCCTTTGAGGCCGGTTTGGGCGGAGCCGGGCGGGCAGAACTTTCCTGTATGATTATCAGCTGCACCATTGTGGTTATGGGCCTTTCGGGGCTGACCATTTCCGATATTTCGGTGGGCCGGGTGCTTTCGGTGCTGGTGATTTTGATCTGCGCTTGGTGCGGCGGCGAAGCCGCGGGTGCTGTTGCCGGTATTACAGCCGGTGTGGCTATGGGTTTAACCAGAGGAGACTATTCCTATGTGGTGGCTTCCTATGGCTTTGGCGGGCTGATTGCCGGGGTGTTTTCCGGTATAGGCCGCATGGCTGTGGCAGGCGCTTTCATTCTCATCAACGCCATTATCGCCATTATGACCAAGCCCTATACTGATATTTACACGGTATTGTTTGAGATTCTGGTGGCCTCTGTACTGTATGTGGCTATTCCCGGATTTTTGATGGCAAAGCTGCGGCTGCACAATTTCTCCAGCGCTGCCTGCCCCAATGTAAGCCTGACCCAAAAGGCGGTTCAGGATAAGCTGGGGGATGTCTCCCAAGCACTCAAGGAGATTTGCTCCACCACCCGGCAGGTTTCGCAAAAGCTGGAGCAAATGGAAACCGGCAGCCTGAGCAGCGTTTATACCAAGGTGGCGGATCGGGTTTGCAGGCGTTGCGGGTTAAAGGCAAAATGCTGGCAGTATCAGCAGACCGAAACCATGGCCGCACTGGATGAATGCGCCTCTCTTCTCAAAATACAAGGTACACTGGATAAAGAAAGCATTCCCAAATACTTTACCGAGACCTGCTGTAAGCTGGAATCCTTTGTCACCGAGCTGAATACCCAGTTCACCGAATATGTGGCCAGAGAAGGCACTCAGGCTAAAGTAGCCAAGGTACGTTCGGTGGTTACCGATCAATTTGAAGGCATCGCCATGATGGTGGAAGAAATTGCCGCCGAGCTGGCCGGTATGAAGCTGCAAAACGAAAAAAAGACCCAGCGGGTCCGGGATTATTTTGAAAAGATGGGGGCTCCCCCCAGCAGCACCCTCTGCTATGAAAATGAATTTGAGCGGCTGACCGTGGAGGTGGTGATTCCCGCTTATCAGGAATCCAAGCTGAATAAAACCAAGGCGGCTCTGGATTTATGCACTATGTTGGAAGCGGAATTGGACATGCCCACTGTCAGCGTGCGGGATAAGCTCTGTACTCTCACCTTTACAGAAAAAGCCACCTACACCGTCGCTTTGGGGGCCTATCAAATCTCCAACGGCGGCAACCGCCTGTGCGGGGATGCCTATGATTACATCCGCAACCGGGGCGGGCGCTCCCATTTCATTATCTCCGATGGGATGGGGAGCGGCGGCAGTGCAGCCGTGGATTCCACCATGACCGCTGAGCTTCTTTCCAAGCTGCTCTCGGTGGGCATCAGCCACGAAGCGGCCCTGAAAATGGTGAACTCCGCTTTGCTTATCAAATCCGGTGAGGAAACCTTGGCCACCATTGACATCACCACGCTGGATCTTTATACCGGCCGGGCGGAGTTTTATAAGGCCGGAGCCGCTCCCACCTTTGTTGTGAAAAACGGAAAGGCCACCTATTTGGAATCTTCCTCTCTGCCGGTGGGAATTCTGCGGGGTGTGGCCTTTGAAAAAAGCATCAGCATGCTCAAAGAAAATGACCTTGTAATCATGATGTCGGATGGGGTGATCACCACCGGAGTAGAATGGATTGCCTCCGAGCTGGAAGCCAACTTGAAAATGGATGTCCAGCGCCTTTGCGAAAAGCTGGCCAACACAGCCAAAATGCGCCGTACCGATGGCCGGGAGGACGATATCACTGTGTTGGCAATTCAGGTTCAAAAAGGTATATAA
- a CDS encoding NAD(P)H-dependent oxidoreductase subunit E produces the protein MANKKTTLPFVGTAEQEQELKAALRDLKSIPGALMPALQKAQHIYGYLPIEVQRMVAEELSLPLEEVYGVATFYSQFSLNPKGKYKVSVCLGTACYVKGAGEIFEELGKALEIAGGECTADGKFSLEACRCIGACGLAPVLTVNEDVYGRLQPGDIADILKKYQD, from the coding sequence ATGGCTAACAAGAAAACTACCTTGCCTTTTGTGGGCACTGCCGAGCAGGAGCAGGAATTAAAAGCAGCCTTGCGCGATCTCAAAAGCATTCCAGGAGCTTTAATGCCCGCCCTGCAAAAGGCACAGCATATTTATGGCTATCTACCCATTGAGGTTCAGCGTATGGTGGCAGAAGAGCTGAGCCTGCCTCTGGAAGAGGTTTATGGCGTTGCTACCTTCTATTCTCAGTTCTCACTTAACCCCAAGGGCAAATACAAGGTTTCGGTTTGCTTGGGAACCGCCTGCTATGTTAAAGGCGCAGGCGAAATCTTTGAAGAGCTGGGCAAAGCTCTTGAAATCGCCGGCGGCGAATGCACCGCAGACGGTAAGTTTTCTTTGGAAGCCTGCCGCTGCATCGGCGCTTGTGGCTTGGCCCCCGTGCTGACCGTTAACGAAGATGTATACGGCCGCTTGCAGCCCGGTGATATTGCCGATATTCTCAAAAAATACCAGGATTAA
- a CDS encoding DNA glycosylase, whose protein sequence is MDYQGIHTVGSDLVVEGIRHFTLPETLDCGQAFRWEPAGESSWQGIARGHFLRLTHEGDQLILHDTTPMTFETVWEDYFDLRRDYGALKEAFSQDETLERTVTFAPGIRVLRQEPWEALCCFIISQNNNIKRIKGIVARLCELFGEPIEGGFAFPTAQMLAEQTIESLAPLRSGFRAKYLLDAAQKVAKGELVLEPLYTAPLDEARQSLMTVHGIGPKVADCVLLYGLGRIECVPMDVWMKRAMASLFPQGLPEFALPVAGIAQQYIFHYSRHNSALLTV, encoded by the coding sequence ATGGATTATCAGGGTATACATACAGTTGGCTCCGATCTTGTTGTGGAAGGCATTCGGCATTTCACCCTTCCCGAAACATTGGATTGCGGGCAGGCCTTTCGGTGGGAACCAGCCGGCGAAAGTAGTTGGCAAGGCATTGCCCGGGGGCATTTTCTGCGGCTTACCCATGAGGGCGACCAGCTGATTCTGCACGATACCACCCCCATGACCTTTGAAACCGTGTGGGAGGATTATTTTGATCTGCGCCGGGATTACGGGGCCTTAAAAGAAGCCTTTTCCCAAGATGAAACTCTGGAGCGGACGGTAACTTTCGCACCGGGTATCCGTGTGCTGCGGCAGGAGCCATGGGAGGCTCTTTGCTGCTTTATCATCAGCCAGAACAACAACATCAAGCGAATCAAAGGAATTGTGGCCCGCCTGTGTGAACTGTTTGGGGAGCCTATTGAGGGCGGCTTTGCCTTTCCTACAGCCCAGATGCTGGCCGAGCAGACCATCGAAAGCCTTGCTCCTCTGCGCAGTGGATTCCGGGCAAAATACCTTTTGGATGCTGCCCAGAAGGTAGCCAAAGGTGAGCTGGTGCTGGAGCCTTTGTATACTGCCCCGCTGGATGAGGCCCGGCAGTCTCTGATGACAGTACACGGTATCGGGCCAAAGGTGGCGGATTGTGTGCTGCTTTACGGCCTTGGCCGCATTGAATGCGTGCCCATGGATGTGTGGATGAAGCGGGCTATGGCCAGCCTGTTCCCACAGGGGCTTCCGGAATTTGCTCTCCCAGTCGCCGGAATCGCCCAGCAGTATATTTTTCACTATTCCCGCCACAATTCGGCTCTGCTGACCGTATAA